The following are encoded together in the Planctobacterium marinum genome:
- a CDS encoding vanadium-dependent haloperoxidase encodes MRTTKKMLKTLGIVFVMTLLTVACGGGSDSTDEPVVTPTVPTPDPVELTPEREGNSVARMWNEQLLHAIRNDFARPTVHARNLFHISAAMYDAWALFNNNTPWLYGNSVADFSCNAQSISIPEDILPLQEEAISYAAFSLIKHRFRFSPGVGFIYADIEQLMAELGFDSAFESTDVSAGAAAALGNAIAECYIAFGLQDGANEEGFYENLHYQPVNPPLVLDSATVGNSNIVDMNRWQPLVIEGFIDQSGNRTEDAPDFLSPEWGDVVPFALTDANKQTYNRDGFDYQVYHDPGLPPLIGTDSAAQYQWGFALVSVWSAHLTQTDDVMWDISPNSIGNIAEFPQSFADFPDFYQLLPGGDASQGYELNPVTGQPYEVQMVPRGDYARVLAEFWADGPDSETPPGHWFVILNTINDHPQLEKRWRGEGEVVGNLEWDIKSYFTLGGTMHDAAISAWSVKGWYDYIRPVSAIRAMADLGQSSNPTLPSYHADGIPLVPGYIELIESGDALAGDDNEHVGKIKLYAWKGPDYIEDPATSQAGVDWIRAENWWPYQRPTFVTPPFAGYVSGHSTYSRAAAEVLTAITGSAYFPGGMSGFEVQANEFLVFEEGPSVSLTLQWATYRDAADQCSLSRIWGGIHPPADDIPGRLMGEQIGQQGFAFAESFFNSGD; translated from the coding sequence ATGAGAACAACGAAAAAAATGCTCAAAACACTCGGTATTGTGTTTGTGATGACACTCTTAACCGTCGCATGTGGCGGAGGGTCTGACAGTACAGATGAGCCAGTTGTGACTCCGACAGTACCCACACCTGATCCGGTGGAGCTCACGCCTGAAAGAGAAGGTAATTCCGTTGCCAGAATGTGGAATGAGCAATTATTGCATGCGATTCGCAACGATTTTGCCCGACCCACCGTGCACGCCCGTAATTTATTCCATATCTCGGCGGCCATGTACGATGCCTGGGCGCTATTTAACAATAATACTCCCTGGCTCTATGGTAATAGTGTTGCTGACTTTTCCTGTAATGCTCAATCCATCTCAATTCCTGAAGACATACTGCCCCTTCAGGAAGAAGCTATCAGTTATGCCGCATTTAGTCTGATAAAACATCGCTTTCGCTTTTCACCGGGGGTAGGTTTTATCTACGCTGATATTGAACAGTTAATGGCTGAGTTGGGGTTTGATTCCGCCTTTGAGTCCACTGATGTCAGTGCCGGGGCGGCTGCAGCGCTGGGCAACGCGATTGCTGAGTGCTATATCGCCTTTGGCTTGCAGGATGGCGCTAATGAGGAAGGTTTTTACGAGAATCTGCATTATCAACCGGTGAATCCACCATTGGTTTTAGACAGCGCAACCGTTGGTAACAGCAATATTGTGGATATGAACCGCTGGCAGCCACTGGTGATCGAAGGCTTTATCGATCAATCCGGCAATCGCACTGAAGATGCGCCAGATTTTTTAAGTCCGGAGTGGGGCGACGTGGTGCCATTTGCATTAACAGATGCCAATAAACAAACTTATAATCGCGATGGCTTTGATTATCAGGTATATCACGATCCGGGATTGCCGCCGTTAATCGGAACCGATTCAGCTGCCCAATATCAATGGGGTTTTGCCCTGGTGTCGGTTTGGTCCGCTCATTTAACCCAAACCGATGATGTGATGTGGGACATTTCTCCCAACAGTATTGGCAATATCGCCGAGTTCCCTCAATCTTTTGCGGACTTTCCCGACTTTTACCAGCTTTTACCCGGTGGTGATGCCAGTCAGGGGTATGAACTCAATCCTGTCACTGGTCAGCCTTATGAAGTGCAGATGGTGCCCCGTGGTGATTATGCGCGGGTATTGGCAGAGTTTTGGGCGGACGGTCCCGATTCGGAAACACCGCCCGGTCACTGGTTTGTGATCCTCAATACCATTAACGACCATCCACAATTAGAAAAGCGCTGGCGAGGCGAAGGTGAAGTAGTAGGTAATCTGGAGTGGGATATCAAAAGTTATTTCACCTTGGGCGGCACTATGCACGATGCCGCGATTTCTGCCTGGTCAGTAAAAGGCTGGTACGATTATATCCGTCCGGTTTCCGCCATCCGCGCTATGGCCGATTTAGGCCAGAGCAGCAATCCTACACTGCCTTCTTACCACGCTGATGGTATTCCTCTGGTGCCGGGCTATATCGAATTGATTGAATCGGGTGACGCATTGGCAGGTGACGATAACGAGCACGTGGGCAAAATTAAGTTATACGCCTGGAAGGGGCCAGATTATATTGAGGACCCGGCTACCAGTCAGGCTGGAGTCGACTGGATACGCGCAGAGAACTGGTGGCCTTATCAGCGCCCCACGTTTGTTACTCCACCTTTTGCCGGTTATGTTTCCGGGCATTCCACTTATTCGCGTGCCGCTGCTGAGGTACTGACGGCGATTACGGGTTCTGCCTATTTCCCCGGGGGCATGAGTGGCTTTGAGGTACAGGCGAACGAATTTCTGGTATTTGAAGAAGGACCAAGTGTGTCGCTGACCCTGCAATGGGCTACCTATCGCGATGCTGCTGATCAATGCAGTTTGTCCCGTATTTGGGGCGGTATTCACCCGCCAGCAGATGACATTCCCGGACGCCTGATGGGCGAGCAAATTGGCCAGCAAGGCTTTGCTTTCGCAGAGAGCTTTTTCAACTCCGGCGACTGA
- a CDS encoding serine hydrolase domain-containing protein has translation MKKKLVFSLCLGMFGVSATAQAQDFEKIMQCHYSADAPGMAVRLEQSGQLIYSNALGLANIDEKRPLREDSVFQIGSATKTFTAAAILKLAKQKKLSLQDPLGKFIPTLNSEYSKLTIARVLSHTAGLPDYLDNPEVTAIWDKYATIDQVLNIVTKQALIAEMGQRYSYSNMGYLLLGKVIEVASGLPFSQFMQNSFFKPLKMNSTFVITKGTTAGSTNGYTLSQDGPEQYIKPDDPSESLWNIDRSWIYAAGAIASTLADMSLWNKALKSGKVISKDSYQMMTTKATLEDGTAVNYGFGIDIYPISGMESFSHQGRVPGFFAWNITFPQQELSATIFSNQDTQHPGPALLDMISVQLGLSPQPVTETSDIEALASKLVGKYETADSEVLTITFENKQLYAQFEGQTKRMLIPRENDAYSYECTENYFQLRVNQENSEIVPVDLYRGAQPALVKL, from the coding sequence GTGAAAAAGAAACTAGTTTTTAGTCTATGTCTCGGAATGTTTGGGGTAAGTGCTACTGCACAAGCGCAGGATTTCGAAAAAATAATGCAGTGTCATTACTCTGCTGACGCACCGGGTATGGCAGTGAGGTTGGAGCAATCGGGGCAACTAATTTACAGCAATGCTTTGGGGCTGGCCAATATTGATGAAAAACGGCCGCTCCGGGAAGATAGTGTGTTTCAGATTGGTTCGGCGACTAAAACATTTACAGCCGCTGCGATTTTGAAATTAGCTAAACAAAAAAAGCTCTCCTTACAAGATCCTTTGGGCAAATTTATCCCTACACTAAATAGCGAATACAGCAAGTTAACCATTGCCAGGGTGTTAAGCCACACCGCAGGCTTACCTGATTACCTGGATAATCCCGAAGTCACCGCGATTTGGGATAAATATGCCACTATCGATCAGGTATTGAATATCGTTACTAAGCAAGCGCTTATTGCTGAGATGGGGCAACGCTATAGCTATTCAAATATGGGGTATCTTTTATTGGGTAAGGTTATTGAAGTGGCCTCGGGGTTGCCTTTCTCGCAGTTCATGCAAAATAGCTTTTTTAAGCCACTAAAAATGAACAGTACTTTTGTTATTACCAAGGGCACAACTGCAGGCAGTACAAATGGTTATACCCTTAGTCAAGATGGCCCTGAACAGTACATCAAGCCAGATGATCCGTCGGAAAGCCTGTGGAACATTGATCGTAGTTGGATCTATGCCGCTGGGGCAATCGCCTCAACGCTTGCAGATATGAGTCTCTGGAATAAAGCTCTAAAATCCGGGAAAGTGATTTCAAAAGATAGCTATCAAATGATGACAACCAAAGCAACGCTAGAGGATGGCACAGCAGTTAACTATGGGTTTGGTATCGATATTTATCCTATTAGCGGAATGGAAAGTTTCAGTCATCAAGGCAGAGTACCGGGCTTTTTTGCCTGGAATATTACTTTTCCGCAGCAGGAGTTGAGTGCCACGATATTCAGTAATCAAGACACCCAGCATCCCGGCCCTGCATTATTGGACATGATTTCCGTGCAGTTGGGTTTATCTCCGCAACCTGTTACAGAAACCTCGGATATTGAGGCGTTAGCGAGTAAATTGGTTGGTAAATATGAAACTGCTGACTCTGAGGTACTGACCATAACCTTTGAAAATAAGCAACTTTATGCTCAATTCGAGGGGCAAACGAAGCGCATGTTGATACCCCGTGAAAACGATGCTTACTCCTATGAGTGCACCGAGAACTACTTTCAGCTGCGCGTTAACCAGGAAAATAGTGAAATTGTTCCCGTGGATTTATATCGCGGTGCACAACCAGCTTTGGTAAAACTGTAA
- a CDS encoding CRTAC1 family protein: MSSKFIVSALTLAFLSGCGGGGSDTTPPVIPTPATPTTPPPVEDTGPRIDVITLRTSANQLAAGGCAADATSSSGPFSDISQAAGLCYEVNTSPEDGIPARVAGGIAVQDVNQDGYLDIYVTHGRDTKGKLFSLSAEDNFTDITVSSGINVSATDHSAAFVDVDQDGLSDLLSIQEASPWLQIFKNAGDGSFTEISDTVALTLSKDTYSVAASDIDNDNDLDLFFAHWHPDNPQNRWEFLWENRGPNQYHDISDTVDLEEFDSADADAMADQFSFTPVFADINLDQFPDLLLAADWSTSQVLVNNGGSSFVDQTVPAVINDRAGMGGTVADYDNDGDLDWFVSAIGDPREEFLTVGLFDGNRLYRNEGDGTFLNMTDYADVRQGYWAWGACFADVNNDGFDDLFIVNGYNGWTEEQAQSGNFAQFLATPARLYINQQDGTFEEQTEQFGITHTDMGRGLVCYDYDRDGDIDLMIANSGKSPTLYRNDSAAQGNGFINIQLQGLLENPEAVGAKIYVRAGDLTLFKELQLGNHYVSQNPVEAHFGLGDNATIEEIRIVWPGNAAEETIVTNIASNQFIRLYHPHLETD; the protein is encoded by the coding sequence GTGAGCAGCAAATTTATCGTTTCAGCCTTAACACTTGCATTTCTGAGTGGTTGCGGTGGCGGTGGTTCCGATACCACGCCACCTGTTATACCAACGCCCGCAACACCGACAACCCCACCGCCCGTTGAAGACACCGGACCGAGAATTGATGTTATTACACTGCGTACCTCTGCCAACCAGTTAGCTGCCGGAGGCTGTGCTGCCGATGCAACCAGCAGCAGCGGCCCTTTCAGCGATATTTCTCAAGCGGCAGGATTGTGTTACGAGGTAAATACGAGCCCGGAAGATGGCATTCCAGCTCGCGTGGCAGGCGGCATTGCCGTACAGGATGTTAACCAGGACGGTTATCTGGATATTTACGTCACCCATGGCCGCGATACTAAAGGCAAACTATTCAGTCTTTCAGCAGAGGATAACTTTACCGATATCACCGTATCTTCGGGTATCAATGTTAGTGCAACAGACCATTCCGCCGCCTTTGTAGATGTTGATCAGGATGGTTTGAGCGATCTGTTAAGTATTCAGGAAGCCAGCCCCTGGTTGCAGATATTTAAGAATGCGGGAGATGGCAGTTTTACTGAGATCAGCGACACTGTCGCGCTGACGTTAAGCAAAGATACCTACTCTGTAGCAGCCAGTGACATTGATAACGACAATGACCTGGATCTGTTTTTTGCTCACTGGCACCCCGATAATCCCCAAAACCGCTGGGAGTTTTTATGGGAAAATCGTGGCCCTAATCAATATCACGATATCAGTGATACGGTAGATCTCGAAGAGTTCGACAGCGCTGATGCCGATGCCATGGCAGATCAGTTTTCCTTCACCCCGGTTTTTGCCGATATCAATCTGGACCAGTTCCCCGACTTACTTTTGGCTGCTGACTGGAGCACCAGTCAGGTACTGGTTAACAACGGCGGTAGTAGTTTTGTGGATCAAACGGTACCCGCAGTGATCAACGACCGCGCTGGCATGGGCGGTACCGTGGCCGATTATGACAATGATGGCGATCTGGACTGGTTTGTCTCTGCCATCGGTGATCCTCGCGAAGAATTTCTCACCGTGGGCTTATTTGATGGTAACCGCCTGTATCGCAATGAAGGCGACGGCACTTTTTTAAACATGACCGATTATGCCGATGTGCGCCAAGGCTACTGGGCTTGGGGCGCTTGTTTTGCCGATGTGAATAACGATGGATTTGATGATTTATTTATCGTTAATGGCTACAACGGCTGGACAGAAGAACAAGCCCAAAGTGGTAACTTTGCTCAGTTTTTAGCGACTCCAGCACGGCTGTACATCAACCAACAAGATGGCACCTTTGAGGAACAAACTGAACAGTTTGGTATCACCCACACCGACATGGGACGTGGATTAGTTTGTTATGACTATGACCGGGACGGCGATATTGATTTAATGATTGCCAACAGCGGTAAATCACCCACTCTGTATCGCAATGACAGCGCTGCCCAAGGAAACGGTTTTATCAACATCCAATTGCAAGGCTTGCTGGAAAACCCGGAAGCCGTAGGCGCAAAAATCTATGTAAGAGCTGGCGACTTAACTCTGTTTAAAGAGCTGCAACTGGGCAATCACTATGTGTCACAAAATCCGGTGGAGGCCCATTTCGGGCTTGGCGACAATGCTACTATCGAAGAAATTCGCATCGTTTGGCCCGGCAATGCAGCCGAGGAAACCATAGTAACCAACATCGCCAGCAACCAGTTTATTCGCTTGTATCATCCTCATTTAGAGACAGATTAG